A region of the Hydra vulgaris chromosome 12, alternate assembly HydraT2T_AEP genome:
ACACTGGCTATGCTCTCTTTGACAAATCTCTTGTCTATTCAAGCCCAAATGTTCACTATGGGATTGAGATCTAGAAAACGAGCTGGCCAAGGCATGACCATGATGTTTTTCCGATCAAGCCACTTTTAACCGAGATTGCAGTGTGAGCCGTAGCGTCATCGTGCTGAAAAATGCATTGTTGTCATCTTCCGTAAAAAGCTTTGGCTGTTGGCAAAAGTTTACTTTCGAGTGTCTCATTATAGTTGTACTGGTTAATTCTGCCGTTATAAATGTTGTATGACCCTGTTTCTTTATGGTAAAAGCACCCCTCATATTCCAACTGATTCTTCTCCGCTTTGTACCCTTGGTACACAAAAATGCTCTTTGAACTTTTCACCAGCCAGCCTCTTGATGATTAATCTTGACTTGCGATTTATCACCTCAAAATTGGATTCGCCGCTGAAAATGACTTTGGCCCAGTCTTCTACTAGTCTTCAGTGAAGTCTTTCTCTACACCACTTTAATCTTTTTGGCAATCTGAGACAAGCAATAGTGGTTATTGAGCAGTGCCACAGCAATCTAAGCCTTTTATATTTAGGCATTTTCGAACAGTCCATCTACCAACACTAACGCTGCCAGGCGTATTTGTGAACCCTTCAGCAAGTTCGCGGTAAGAAATTTTATTGCCTTGTCTAACCTTTCGATAAAGATAACTTTGGTTATCTCTTAAAGTTGGCTTTAAAGGCCTACCAAGCCTAGGTAAATCTTTGACATCATTATGTAGCTCGTAGTTTTTCAACGTTGTTTGTACACATTTAAGCAAAACATTGCACATTCGAGCTATCTCTCGTTGGCTTTTTGTTATATCTTTAGCAGACCTACAATTTGACCAGTTGCTCAGCTGGTCGGTGGTATCACTTCCTCTACACTGGTAGATTTCTTATCCAGTTTTTAGTATTttgatgtcatttttaaatacatattggTATGCGAGTTGCttagatttttttacatttaagtcCGTAATGTTAAAAGCTTGCCACAAATATTAGAAAAGCTGATCTTCCCTGTGAAAAATGTGCTGATTGTgattatttgaacttttttttccgctataaacttcatttttgatTTGATACTTTTGTGTTGTTTCTCGTAAAGACAAAGTTGACCGCTATCACTgttggatttttttaatatgtaacagacttttattgaataataacataataaacattgaaaatataaaaataaaaaaaaatttaattcggttgagtcttttaaaaaaaaaattagttataaagataaaaatgtagTGAAATTAAATTGGAAATGAAATTGGGTAGTGTTCTATTTCACTCAAATGCTTCATTTTCAAATCAACTCGTCATAAGCAGtcgtaaaaaaatcttttttttgtattgttgttTTAACGAAATGCTAACCATATCTGCTGTAATTAATAtataaggctttttttttttttaaatttttatttaaggtgccccaagaactccttacggtcttatctcAGAGCACCATGGAAGAACATTTAAAAGGAAGTTCACGCTTCCTTCCTTaccgatgttataaaacttgcctagaggtggcgttgaaccacggatctctGAGGCAAGCGCGCaaaccactgcgctacggcaGCTTTTGGAAAGGGtactaaagttaataaaagattaTGCACATAAAAATGTGaccaataagtaaaaatttactgTTGATGACGTCTTCAAATTCagataaaaatgtcaaaagttcataaacttataaattaaaaaaaaaactttttatgaaactCAAGAGTAAagtcaaaagtaattaaaacagtAGATAAAATTAACAGAGGTATTTAAAAATCTTGCGTTATTCCTTTTTCTACTTTAGTTAAATCCAAGTCCTATCACACCTGGGGTGATAAAGAACAATGTCCCTTCTCACCCCAGCCTTCCTATGCATTTATGCTTTATACTATACTTTCAATCTCATCTGAAAggacaaaaattatttttatgcaaatattacATATCTTTAGAgtacatatagaaatattttaaaataaatgttcacTTTGCTTATGTCAATTTTTTGCGATTTGAGAACCCCCTATAATCAGTAGGATTATATATCtaacaagtatatattatatatatatatatatatatatatatatatatatatatatatatatatatatatatatatatatatatatatatatttatatatatatatatatatagagagagagagagagagagagagagagagagagagagaaagagagagagagagagagagagagagagagagagagagagagagagagagagagagagagagagagagagagagagagaagaATACAAATTAGCAACACAACTTCCATacgtttaaaaattgaaaaattattttatttataataaaaaatgtaacaatgcTGGTTATATAtcttaactaaaattttttatgattataaactatgtattattatactattacataatattatattattatgattttaaatttatttgcatagTGCTGTGGATGTAATGCCAAACTTATTTGTGCAGCTGCGGCTTAGTGGTTAGAGTTCTAGCTCAGAACTAAGAGGTTCGAGGTTTGACGCCGTCTCTAAGCCAATAAACGATATTGGCAAGGAGGAGGCGTGAAGTTTCTAGATTAATGCTTTCCTAGACAAAGAAAAAGGACTTTTGAGAGCACTTTAATTACGACACATacacaaaaaaagttcaatGGGTTGCTGTGCGAGAGATCAAACTTTTGGTTGGGTTGATGCCATTGGTTCgcggtttgtttttttttcaccgTGGGCCTTTTTTCAGATTGATTTACTTCAATTTTTCtggaattcttttttatttctttgaaaaaaatttttttttgactattgtccaaaaatcttcaatcttgcgcTCTTTTGGACGGTGGGGAAATTCGCATCTTTAGAATAATATTCGACTATTATCTTTGCTACATTTTTATCACCACTAGAAAACCGTCTTATAGTAGTGAGTAGTAGCTCAAAAAAGCCGAAAGAGAATTCAGCattcgtatttttttatatatgtcaaaatacttttatgaaacattctttgatgtagagattggcagTCATAGTTTTCTTGATGATAAGAAGACTTCATGCCACGGCTGAGAATTGCTTGACACACAAAGAACTTAGATGCAAATTTTCtactcaaatatatttaaattgacaattttttgtttcattgtataagttttttttcatagtattttcatattcatattctttgtttttatagtaaatttGTTGACTAAGAATTTGTGAAAAATTTCAATATGTTTCGTCGTCTTCAGTTACGCACGTATTTTtatctgttattatttttgccaACTTCTTTACGCTCCaaattctttaatttctttacctaaacttttcttaaaattaaaatatgcagatctaaaacattaaaaatgttgttaggTAAATCACATTTTGCATTAGTTAACACAACAGCACTTAATATCCGATTGCAACAACCCTAATTTTCATTATCATCGAACAGGTTTACTTTaagcagccgtggtgcagtgaTTAGAGTTCTGGTCAAAACCAAAAGATCAAAGGTTTGGTGTCAGCTCTTGCcataaagaatattaataagAAAGGAGGCATGAATTTCcttgttaaatactttttaccgcggtgctctgtgataagactgttaGGAGTTCTCGGAGCACCTTAACAACtgttttacaaaagtttattgTCACAAATAATCATGTAGCAGCTTTTACCATATAGAACTTACAATCTCGATCTAATAAAACATGTACATTTGATCAATGAGTCAACAATACGGCTAATTATGATGCTTACTTTGgccctaaaataaaaaatgggtTAACCCAACTAAATTTTGCTGCTAGGGTAATTAGTTTGAATCACTGAATTACAACTCTTTTTTGTGAGAAATTTTTGTTGGGTAAAAGATAAACTCAGTGAAGATTGAGAAGTATAAAAGGCTAATTTGGACTAATGGTGACCCAATTCAAGTTAACCTGATAAGCAgctacttatataaaaaagataatgctACTTTAGACCAAAGTAACACCTCTAGCTTAAAACTAACAGTGGCCGCTAATCTAATAAAATATGggtaaaaaagtaatataaaagttCATGGGCTGCCAACCAtataccaataaaataaaaataaaccataTACCAATAAAACGCCAAAGTACGATCAACTATAATGCTTTTTAAggcaatttttttgctaatttgattgctaatatttattattacattattacagATTTATCGCCGAATATTCCTTATTACTGTATATTACGaagcttatatttatttatattatttttagtcaaAGTCATAAGAATTTATCTAAACTAAAATAAGGTAAATGAATTTATATGGAGAGTTCTTATTTAATACCTGAGTAGCACAATTTAGTTGACACAACGTTGGCTCaatgtatttgttgtttttaggcGAACAAGTTTTAATTGGTCTTATGTTGGCGTTGCATAAGTACATGGTTGATTGCTTATTGGTCAAACGTTACGATTGTGCAAATTTCATTAGGTTGGCATTATGTTGGGCCATTATTATTAGTCATAGACGTTAAACATGTAGTTCTAGAAAGTATATTGATCAAATTTAGCGTAATAGTTAGCATTTAAATGGCCAATCATAGGGTTGACTTTAACACCGTGCTTTTTAGCTAATTTAGCTACCgttagtttaactttttacttCATACTTTTGCTAGTTGTCATGCAAGAAAGTCAAGCTagttcaacaataaaaaataactgatTACTAGTGTTACTATTCTAcctggtattgtggtttattcTCGCCCAGCTAATTTACTGACAAAGTCAAAATTTCATGATCATCAAAAGTCAGGTTCAACTTCAACTAGAGCTTCATAACCAGCAACCCCGTATCTGTGTGGGTAAAAAAGTGATacaagataaaaagaaaaaaaaataaacagtttgaaaaaactgaataaaaaagcTCAAACGAAGGTTACAGTATGTTTACTatatctattataaaatatactttatgctGCGTTAGTATTAATAAATCTTATTCATGCAATATTattgaaactaaaatttacTATGTCTTCAGTATTATACATCGTGCTTTAAGAATTATTGTGGTGCAACATGTTTTTACATACAACTCATTTGCCAGTCATATATTAACTTGAAACCAATCATATCTGCTTGTTGGGCAAAAACGAAGTTAGTCTAGCGTAGAATGTGGTCAACCCAGCAATACAGAAtgctttgaaaatattatttataatttctatttttttttccatttaaattttcatacgATGAGTTTAAAAGAACcaaaaactcaaatttaattactttaggtTTCAGAATTATACAACGGATACGAAGAATTTAAAGGATGTAAGGTTGTTGGCATGAACCGTGTTAAAAAGTAAGGAATTTACTTTTCATAAGtttaaaagagtaaaaaagCATAAATCATAACTTTTCTATTTTCTACTCTTATGTTAATATTTCCGTAATAATGCTTAAACAGCATGTTATATAGTGGGTAGAGCAATTTGTTTATAATGGGTAGAGCAATTTGTTTtgcgaaaaattaaataactagttACATATATTCAATAACATAACTTAAAGTTTCACGAAACAACAATCATCAGATGTTataaccataacaaaaaaacGTAACGACAAAAAATTGTACACAAAAAATGCTGCGAAGACGATGGAAAAAGCGATAAcagatctttttataaaagtacaTATATCAGAATATCAGCGGCCTCCAAGTAAAGAAGCTTTTGATAGAGctgcaatattttataacagcGCTCTTAATTTTTGTAGGTTTAAAGATAAGATAGATTTGATTCTAGAAATATAACTCAAGATCTTAAATACAAGGCATTAGCTGGTTTAACCCTCCATATTCACTCAACATTAGAACAAAcgtagcaaaaatatttttgggtaTAACTTATAAATGCTTCCCTTAAGGTTGCAAATTTCATAAATCTTTAAACTGGCAcaacttaaaagttatttatagaTTCTTTCCAagcatcaaaaatattatcacTTCTCATAATAAGAATACACTAATACTGCTGAATATACCAATCAATCATGCAATTGACGCCAAACCACTTCATACCCACTCAATGAAAAATGTCTTAGAAAAAACCTTGTTTGTATTTACAATGTAAAAACTCACCAAGAATATTATTACATAAGGTTTACTGAGAAAACTCTCAAAGGCAGATGATACAAGCATAATAACTCTTTTCTTAATGAAAATAAGGTCAACTCCActtaactttcaaaaattgtATGGAAATGCAAAAATAAGGGTTTTAGGCCTATACTAATTCTTGACCAAGCGGAACTATTTAAACCTGGTGATACAGGGCTGACGACACGGAGGGGTGGGGGCCGGGgtcctaaaaaattattaattattttaactaatttttaaaaaaagtcctcaatatcttgaattttctatttttcagaaaattcaagatattgaggactttttttagaaattgacgaTTGTGCCCTTCCACTTTGAAACCCATGTCGTTGACCATGTGGTAAATCTTGCAATTTATGATTGACAGAAAAATACCACATTATTACATTAAATTTGCtcaatatataaaacaagagcctacataaaaattaaaagctttattGTCATCAAAGCGGACACTCCATTGCATTTTTTGCATATAATTGTCGTTAcgtttttttgttatgattttatCACCTAATGATTTTTATTGCGTGAAACTTTAGGTTATGTTATTAAACATTACTAACtagttatttagttttcacgatatatatatatatatatatatatatatatatatatatatatatatatatatatatatatatatatatatatattattattctgattagttcaatttttttatgttgattctgattgattttttgattgGGTTTTATTTTGATCCTAATTGATTTCTTAATTGGGAATTCTTGATTgggttttattcaaaaatttttaaaaaaggtcatTCACAACACgaaattttttatgtgataTTTAGTACGTGTAGTGGTATATAAGTAGTATTAGAAGGCAGTAGCATTATGATTTTCTGACGTCTAGAACTTTCTTGAACCTATGGAACTTTCTAGAATTTTTTCCCTATGGAACTTTCTAGAATTTTTTCGactattttggatttttttagaaatctcTGAAACATAGATTTTTCTGGAGTCTTCTAGAAGTTTATGGAAATTAGCAAAATTTAGACTATATAAGCTGCCTGATATAGCAAAGCCAATAACTATATATGAATCTGTATTCGCCAGATGGCATTCAAATAATATAGTTGAGAAAGAAGTAAAAtgtttatggtaaaaaaaattaaatttttttacatttattaatttaaattgttcagACAAAACTGGATCGAGTGATGAAGACGTACaataaatgtgtaaaataaagaaagtacGATTCATTGAACGAAGTTTGtgatatcacaaaaaaaattgcttttcaGTAAGTGCAAAAAGTTGGATTATCTTCAGACTGAAAGAGGCAGTTTGGGTATACCACTGGGAAGACTGCTAGTTAAAAACTATCCATCCAtccaaaagaagaaaaatgtcCTTGAACCCTACTTCAACAACAGTAACGGCAACAGCGACAACGTCAACTTCCGAATCCGAGTCTGAGGCAAAATATCAAGAGTCTTAATATTAAGAAGAACCACAATTACCAGTAATAACTACAGCAAAACCAAAACTGCAACCAAATTAGTAACATCTTCAAAGTTATTAACCAGCAACGCAAAAACCATATGTTGACAGTTATCTCAAAATGGGATTGACATTCAGACACCTTCAAAGCCTGGTATATTCAGATCAATTATTAAAGAAGCtattaaacttaaagaaaaaatgaaagtaaaaactACATTTAGAAAACTGGAAGCTGCACTTTAATGGTAAACGAATTAGTTGCCAAGAATATCATGTGTTATTGTTGAAGAACAAACAAAGAGAAGTTAAGTTTTATGCAATAGATATATCCGACGGAAAAGCAAATACTGTTATTAAAGGTATAACAGCTATTTTCGATGAATACAATTTATGGAATAATATAAAGGTGATTTTAGCGGACACAACGAATGTAAACACTGAAAGAAGAAATGGGATTGTCAGTCAGTTACAAAGTcgtttcagtaaaaaaaaaacgagaagAAGCGTAGTAATGAATAAAGAGCTTGGAGGAAACAACATGTCGCACAATATCAAATATAAGTTTATCCCGGAACTTGTAAAGAACTACAAACAGCTCAGGAAGAATTTCAAGAGCCATAAAGAAGTGATTACTGAAACCCAAGGCTGGCGTGATGATGTGAAACTTCTATTTCATTTAACCCGGGTATTCTGCTTTTTTAAAGAATCTGGAGTATTTCCTAAAACGAAGTTTTAGAAAATACCGAAACTTAATAATGTAAAATGGAGTTTCCGAGCAATACTAGCTTTTTTGGCATTTATTCTTTTACCAGAAAAAAGAAACACTACTTGAAATTTGCAGATTTATATCTTACAGGTTGACAGACCATTGGTTTACTGATCAAACGTACAATGCAGATGATTATCGGAAGCAGTTTGCGCAGTCTCGAAATATCGTTAAACTCAGTAGAAAACTTTGGAATCAGGAATCATTGAGACAGGAAATTCTTAGAACAAAACAGTGTGCAGAACGAACAATCAAGTGTCTTCAAGATCTTTTGGACATCtgtaaaaagaaagagatcctccggcttaaatttattttgtttaacaaatcaTAAGAATGGTAAATTACGCTTTAATTAAGCTAAATATTTCACAACGTTTTTCGATATACAGATATTTTTCGGTATACAGTTGCTTTTCGAACACGTAGAATTGTTATTTAAGTTTgtaatcttatatttatatagagtGTTATGATGTAACAATAAATTGTTGAATGTCTAAAAACTACATAATAACtctccaattaaaaaaaaaaattagaattaaaaaataacgatcataaaattgtttataattctATCCATAAGCATGTATGGTAAATTCGATTTTTTGGTTTGTGGGTGACCTTTTTCAACAAGAAAATCGatttaatgttctttttattactattgtgCAAATATTCATTGGTTTATGACCCGTGGAACATGGGGTCACAAAAAAATcataccttatatatatatatatacgaaaaGGTcataccttatatatatatatatatatatatatatatatatatatatatatatatatatatatatatatatatatacatatatatatatatgtatatataaatatatatatatatatatatatatatatatatatatatatatatatatatatatatatatatatatatatatatatatatatacatacacatttttataattattatttatttaatatgtatagtattttttgttcattgagcaattatttatttgtttgaggttacaatttttattatttttcattttaagatGTTCGCTTTTGTTTATTGGTACATAATGTTATGTAAATTAGAGATTTTATTGCTCATAAAATTTTTGTGCCactttaacttaaaacaattttgcaactataatttttttaactagtaACAGGAATACTTGTAAAGAAAACTATAgttgcaaaaatttatatataagaatagacgtaaaaagtttattgttcaTAGCAGagctgaaataaaatttaatagatcaagtttttactgattttttttattcttattagtttaatgttgataatgtttataattaatttaatgttgATATTGGAAGAGATAACATGACATCTGTGGAAATGGAAATATATTTTACTGAACGCGGAGGTAGTCATTTAAAACCTTTGCAGCAACAGTTAACAACCGGCAAACTAGGAGACAAGCAAACCGAGAAAGAAATAGAAATAGGCAAGTTTACTTAATATACTtccataactatttttttttaaatctgttcattctatgttttttcttttctaaaccTATTTGTTCCGTCTTTccaatttggttttaataaaaaaattttgcttttaaattatttttcaatattttagcGTTACTAAATGATGGGATTACCGATATAAATTGGTGTCTTCCGCCATGTTTGAATGCGTATCAATGTTACCCGAATTGCGAAAAGAAATGTTGcgaattttctaaatttaaaattaattttaacagaCAGCTAGATAAAAACCAATATAATTGGCATTCAGCAGTAAATCCATATAGTAGATATCCAACAATAAATCCATTTGGTTATTCAACCAAAAATTCAtatgatagatatttatttgaaaaacaaaatgctGGAAATCCAACCATAAAACAATATGATGGGTATCCAAgcataaatgattttttgaaatataatgatATGACAATGAATAACCAACCTAAAAGtatacaattacaaaaaaatgagtACGAAAAACTACCATACTCCTCAACAAATGTCGAAGACAATTCTAACCTCAAAAAATTGAATCCCGTTTATGTTATCTACAAATATATACCTATAAATGTTGATGAATCCGTTTACCCAATTAATAAATACGATATGAATGTTGCTGGGAGCATGTATCCAAATGATAAATATCAACCTAGTTTAGAAATGGAAAACCAACAGATGTTCTGTGATCCGTTTTGTAAATACAAGTGCTTACCAGCGTGCCATAAAGTATGTTGTACAACTAAatagaagaaattaaaaatctgttttatctaatcattattgtttattataaattcaaaagtttttactttaaatataaatgtaagtGTGTGTAAATTCACTCCCACGAAGTTATCAGGTTGTCTTTCACACTGAAGAAGCTCTCGGGTTGTTTTTCATACCTAAGAGTTCTCGAGTTtcctattataaattttaactttgaaattaaaaaaatatatcatcaacttaatttggaaaaaaatttagtttatacgtaaaaaaaatttaaaaatgtaaaatgtttttcacaTAAACTATTCATTTGGTTAATTTCTCTTTTgagaaagaaatttaaaaaaaatattattataaattataaacaatttatgttgttttattaaatttataaataaagaaaaagcatATGAATAAGTTgagataacaacaaaaaatcgtattttattaaaatatttttaataaaatgcaataaagaataaagtagtaagaataataataactagTTCCTGATCTGCTGGATGAACTGAGTCTCAAATTCTTCAAACATCttatca
Encoded here:
- the LOC100214223 gene encoding uncharacterized protein LOC100214223 isoform X2, encoding MKKRKRFIWFVFEKRQKEETFEDYYSSDHGEHVLKLHKSSIKDRLEAPIQSSEVEIYPLEVNIVSSKNGIQPSEVSDLQPIQSILFFSNRPIANNKQTSAILPTPFIRSYSTIMPTFTQSYFISDINNRVLYNNSIKSTTLNISNSVQFNHEEQKKNISFSTIILMTRTSDIRHTSAIIDKAFTHLNSSKQIETIIRQSFIQAASTIILNQTKKPDEQARFQQHSAGKNFLVKFEILRLFTHPLYTKSSEAYQLLKKRTEKAVSELYNGYEEFKGCKVVGMNRVKKDNMTSVEMEIYFTERGGSHLKPLQQQLTTGKLGDKQTEKEIEIALLNDGITDINWCLPPCLNAYQCYPNCEKKCCEFSKFKINFNRQLDKNQYNWHSAVNPYSRYPTINPFGYSTKNSYDRYLFEKQNAGNPTIKQYDGYPSINDFLKYNDMTMNNQPKSIQLQKNEYEKLPYSSTNVEDNSNLKKLNPVYVIYKYIPINVDESVYPINKYDMNVAGSMYPNDKYQPSLEMENQQMFCDPFCKYKCLPACHKVCCTTK